From the Exiguobacterium aurantiacum genome, one window contains:
- a CDS encoding permease prefix domain 1-containing protein — MTRLKHLDDYVDTLYQNADPRLQETIDLKEETRTHLEQSIRDLMLTGRSETEATRIALDRFGGAEQADSIIKTMQIQQNRFATRLFHIGLGVLLSSMIVFIASLWIGGKYDLTFADAVYLNVAEAVPIDAETGQAILQTSGLIHGVSMTATDTPGEAVSLSKRWAGTLGLISDERSYLENDVFTVIDVVDPRKIGSILLLIGLTVYYVLSTVWGVITLHTRQRLNLLSLALLLTLNVIGFWMANRVTSKEE, encoded by the coding sequence GTGACTCGTTTGAAACACTTGGATGATTATGTTGACACGCTCTATCAAAACGCGGACCCGCGTCTTCAGGAGACCATCGACTTGAAAGAAGAGACGCGGACACATTTGGAACAATCAATCCGTGATTTGATGCTGACGGGCCGCTCCGAGACAGAAGCGACGCGAATCGCCCTCGATCGGTTCGGCGGGGCGGAACAGGCCGATTCCATCATCAAGACGATGCAGATTCAACAGAATCGTTTCGCCACACGGCTGTTCCACATCGGACTGGGCGTATTGTTGTCATCGATGATCGTGTTCATCGCTTCTTTATGGATTGGTGGCAAATATGATTTGACGTTCGCCGACGCAGTATACTTGAACGTCGCGGAGGCGGTGCCAATAGACGCGGAAACGGGACAAGCCATCTTACAGACAAGTGGTCTGATTCATGGTGTCTCGATGACCGCTACCGATACTCCCGGAGAAGCCGTATCGCTCTCGAAACGTTGGGCCGGCACGCTCGGCCTTATTTCAGACGAGCGCTCTTACCTTGAAAATGATGTGTTCACCGTAATCGACGTCGTCGACCCGCGCAAAATTGGTAGCATTCTCTTGTTGATAGGATTGACCGTCTATTACGTCTTGTCGACTGTCTGGGGGGTCATCACCTTACATACGCGCCAGCGATTGAACCTGCTTAGTTTGGCGCTGTTGCTCACGCTGAACGTGATTGGTTTTTGGATGGCGAATCGTGTTACATCGAAGGAGGAATAA
- a CDS encoding SulP family inorganic anion transporter, whose amino-acid sequence MTSRQGWQRDISAGITVGVVAVPLAMAFAIASGVGPVYGLYTAIIAGILVSLFGGSTFQIAGPTGAFIPIVSGVMLAHGYEGLLVTTFLAGLLLFLMSVLRVGRLIRFMPRAVTIGFTAGIAVVIFVDQLDELFGISFQKAPHFHENLLKLVTSLNEASLWPVFIAAVGFLTLWLVPKLPVKLPLLLMAMLVPTFVSLVIPGEVATIGSAYGGIPSGLPEFSWLAIDLDLIATLLPSAFAIAFLGALESLLSGAVADGMAGTKMNPDKELFGQGLANVVVPFFGGIPATGAIARTATNIQAGAVSRRSGVIHGLTVLLAVLVLAPLASYVPLAALAPILMRVAWNMSERHHVFEMLKHRSAESLVLLITLGLTVFVDLVVAVEVGVICALALFAKRMADTIDVREQTERYVTRDGQVVFSVEGPLFFGAIEMFEHVLHHIHDEPDVFIFNFHRCPVIDVTAVEEIRRVVRELKAADRRVVFAHLSAPVHQTLTHYGVLDHVDTFETTQEAIDAS is encoded by the coding sequence ATGACATCACGCCAAGGATGGCAGAGAGATATCTCGGCTGGAATCACCGTCGGGGTCGTCGCCGTGCCGCTCGCGATGGCGTTTGCGATCGCCTCGGGCGTCGGACCAGTGTACGGGCTGTATACGGCCATCATCGCCGGCATCCTCGTCAGCCTATTCGGGGGCTCGACGTTCCAAATCGCCGGACCGACCGGCGCCTTCATCCCGATCGTCTCGGGCGTCATGCTCGCGCATGGCTACGAAGGGTTGCTCGTGACGACGTTCCTCGCCGGCTTACTCTTGTTCCTCATGAGCGTGCTCCGCGTCGGACGACTGATCCGCTTCATGCCGCGCGCCGTCACAATCGGGTTCACGGCCGGGATCGCCGTCGTCATCTTCGTCGACCAGCTCGATGAACTGTTCGGCATCTCGTTTCAGAAGGCGCCGCACTTCCACGAGAATTTACTGAAGCTCGTGACGTCGTTAAATGAAGCGAGCTTATGGCCTGTCTTCATTGCCGCCGTCGGTTTCTTGACGCTCTGGCTCGTACCGAAACTGCCTGTCAAATTGCCGCTTCTATTGATGGCGATGCTCGTCCCGACGTTCGTCAGTCTCGTCATCCCAGGGGAAGTCGCGACAATCGGTAGTGCCTATGGCGGCATCCCGAGCGGGTTGCCGGAGTTCAGCTGGCTCGCGATCGACCTCGATTTGATTGCGACGCTCCTTCCATCGGCGTTCGCTATCGCCTTCCTCGGGGCGCTCGAGTCGTTATTGTCGGGTGCGGTCGCGGACGGCATGGCCGGTACGAAGATGAACCCGGACAAGGAACTGTTCGGGCAAGGGCTCGCCAACGTCGTCGTCCCGTTCTTCGGCGGGATCCCGGCGACCGGCGCCATCGCCCGGACGGCGACGAACATTCAAGCCGGCGCCGTCAGCCGTCGCTCCGGCGTCATCCACGGATTGACGGTGCTCCTCGCCGTGCTCGTGCTGGCACCGCTCGCGAGCTACGTCCCGCTGGCCGCGCTCGCCCCGATCTTGATGCGCGTCGCTTGGAACATGTCGGAGCGGCACCACGTCTTCGAGATGCTCAAGCATCGGTCGGCCGAGTCGCTCGTCCTGCTGATCACGCTCGGGCTGACCGTGTTCGTCGATCTTGTCGTCGCCGTCGAGGTCGGGGTCATCTGTGCGCTCGCCTTGTTCGCGAAACGGATGGCCGATACGATCGACGTCCGCGAACAGACGGAACGGTATGTGACGCGCGACGGCCAAGTCGTCTTCAGTGTCGAGGGACCGCTCTTCTTCGGGGCGATCGAGATGTTCGAACACGTGTTGCATCATATCCATGACGAGCCCGACGTCTTCATCTTCAACTTCCACCGCTGTCCGGTCATCGATGTGACGGCCGTCGAAGAGATTCGCCGCGTCGTCCGGGAGTTGAAAGCGGCCGACCGTCGTGTCGTCTTCGCGCACTTGTCGGCACCCGTGCACCAGACGCTCACGCATTACGGCGTGCTCGACCACGTCGACACGTTCGAGACGACGCAGGAAGCGATCGACGCGTCTTAA
- a CDS encoding Y-family DNA polymerase, whose amino-acid sequence MRRRIFCIDSVSFYASCECAARKLNPYKTKLIVLSNLQDHGALVLAATPPMKKLGIKTGSRRFHIDRLPWHERRHVIYAEARMSHYLNVSVQIVHILHQFAPPEAIRVYSVDETLVDLTGTERLFGNDAHVARLIRSTVFRYTGIPVTIGIGPNNVLAKLVLDLHGKKTGVASCFLHDVEKVIHPAPIGKMWGVGAKMEVHLRRLGIDTIGDLARYPLEMLHEKFGVIGAELWHHAWGIDESPTILPPSSLFGAKRQRPRTIGHGITLMKDYTTYAAIRLVLQAIAVEVGMRTRQAGLVGGSVHLGVRYTRTSERRGFSKQKKLVRFTADEREFLPMLLTLFLDAWDETEAVRYVSVALGKLEPRSDHVQLSFFEDEWARARRFDFLDLVDSLNVRFGRGTIRPASSLLKDSPLRTRQRLIGGHKQGGESS is encoded by the coding sequence ATGCGACGTCGGATTTTTTGTATCGACAGCGTCTCGTTCTACGCCAGCTGTGAGTGCGCCGCCCGCAAGTTAAACCCATACAAGACAAAGCTCATCGTCTTATCGAACCTACAGGACCACGGCGCCCTCGTCCTCGCCGCGACGCCGCCGATGAAGAAGCTCGGCATCAAGACCGGCTCTAGACGGTTCCACATCGACCGCCTGCCATGGCACGAGCGGCGTCATGTCATCTACGCCGAAGCGCGGATGAGCCATTACTTGAACGTGTCCGTGCAAATCGTCCACATCTTGCACCAGTTCGCGCCCCCGGAGGCGATCCGCGTCTACTCGGTCGACGAGACGCTCGTCGACTTGACGGGGACGGAGCGACTGTTCGGGAACGATGCGCACGTCGCCCGTCTCATCCGTTCGACCGTGTTCCGCTACACCGGCATCCCCGTCACGATCGGCATCGGGCCGAACAACGTCCTCGCCAAGCTCGTCCTCGACCTGCATGGGAAGAAGACGGGCGTCGCCAGCTGTTTCCTCCACGATGTCGAGAAGGTGATCCACCCGGCCCCGATCGGCAAGATGTGGGGCGTCGGTGCGAAGATGGAAGTCCATCTCCGGCGGCTCGGCATCGACACGATCGGCGACCTCGCCCGCTATCCGCTCGAGATGCTCCATGAGAAGTTCGGCGTCATCGGCGCCGAGCTGTGGCATCACGCCTGGGGCATCGACGAGTCGCCGACGATCCTCCCGCCGAGCTCATTGTTCGGGGCGAAGCGTCAACGGCCCCGGACGATTGGCCACGGCATCACGCTCATGAAAGACTATACGACGTATGCGGCCATCCGGCTCGTCTTGCAGGCGATCGCCGTCGAGGTCGGCATGCGGACGCGACAGGCCGGACTCGTCGGCGGTAGCGTCCATCTCGGCGTCCGCTACACCCGGACGAGCGAACGGCGCGGCTTCAGCAAACAAAAAAAGCTCGTCCGCTTCACAGCGGACGAGCGCGAGTTCTTGCCGATGTTGTTGACGCTCTTCCTCGACGCGTGGGACGAGACGGAGGCCGTCCGTTACGTCTCGGTCGCCCTCGGCAAACTCGAGCCCCGGAGCGACCACGTTCAGCTGTCGTTCTTCGAGGACGAGTGGGCCCGGGCGCGCCGGTTCGACTTCCTCGACCTCGTCGATAGCTTGAACGTCCGCTTCGGCCGCGGCACGATCCGCCCGGCGTCGAGCTTATTGAAAGACAGTCCGCTCCGGACGCGGCAACGCCTCATCGGCGGACATAAACAAGGAGGTGAATCGTCATGA
- a CDS encoding bifunctional 2',3'-cyclic-nucleotide 2'-phosphodiesterase/3'-nucleotidase: protein MKTALKWTIATALVLPGTLPLHAPNVLASEDVVKLRFLETTDLHTNITNYDYFQDKVDNTIGLTKVATLIKQHRAEAGADNTFLFDNGDTIQGTPFGDYVREVHQGNPGTFEHPMYKAMAALDFDAVTLGNHEFNFGLEFLYDAMEGSKGKLRFVNSNVKDLEGNPIVSKFNVDGQEVQIIERTVTDTDGETHTIKVGVFGVVPPKIMSWDSGNLQGRVTAENIIPSAREAVSKLKAQGADVVVALAHSGIGESAALADEQRDDEENVGYALTKIDGLDMVMTGHQHGRFPDAKGMFASFPNVDMTKGTINGKPVVMANNQGKDLGVIDFELEQVDGAWRVLDATAKLDTITANTPVDVEIQAIIEDDHLATIDYINRPVGEIQDDIQSYFALVRDDSSVQFVTNAQKWFVEKELETNPDLAPYKGLPLLSAGAPFKAGGRELTDAGYYTNIPKGQIALKNVADLYVYPNTLEVVKVTGQDVMDWLEMSAGAYKQVKTDGEPLLNLAFRSYNFDILDGLTYEIDVTGPAKFDVGGKLVNASANRVKNVEYNGEPITLDQEFLVATNNYRAGSSSFPGLGGGNSIVYRSAYETRNVISDYIIASRGAVDYKVDDNWKVVADAKRLATFETADAGKQYVDLYEGIEATDATRVDAAGRLFRSYTIDLDPVTEVEQVEHVLSVDTIKPGAKVVTGVTTANANVTLKDGQRVLATTKAKADGTYTLSVKPLKLRQTMTVVSELDGQTKEETKVVGAGHVGAPALR, encoded by the coding sequence ATGAAAACAGCCTTGAAATGGACGATTGCGACAGCGCTCGTATTACCAGGGACATTACCACTTCACGCACCGAACGTGCTCGCATCAGAGGACGTTGTAAAGCTCCGCTTCTTGGAGACGACAGACCTACATACGAACATCACGAACTACGACTATTTCCAAGACAAAGTCGACAACACGATCGGCTTGACGAAAGTCGCGACACTCATCAAACAACATCGTGCGGAAGCGGGAGCCGACAACACGTTCCTGTTCGATAACGGCGATACGATTCAAGGGACGCCGTTCGGAGATTACGTGCGGGAAGTACACCAAGGAAACCCGGGCACGTTCGAGCATCCGATGTACAAAGCGATGGCGGCGCTCGACTTTGACGCGGTCACACTCGGCAACCACGAGTTCAACTTCGGTCTCGAATTTTTATATGACGCGATGGAAGGGTCGAAAGGGAAGCTTCGTTTCGTCAACTCGAACGTCAAAGATCTAGAGGGGAACCCAATCGTTTCGAAGTTCAACGTTGACGGACAAGAGGTCCAAATCATCGAGCGGACGGTCACGGACACGGACGGGGAGACACATACGATCAAAGTCGGTGTGTTCGGCGTCGTGCCGCCAAAAATCATGTCGTGGGACTCGGGGAACTTGCAAGGCCGTGTGACGGCGGAGAATATCATCCCGTCGGCGCGTGAAGCGGTCAGCAAACTAAAAGCACAAGGCGCGGACGTCGTCGTTGCCCTCGCGCATTCGGGAATCGGCGAAAGTGCCGCACTCGCGGATGAACAACGTGACGATGAAGAGAATGTCGGCTACGCCCTCACGAAAATTGACGGGCTCGACATGGTCATGACGGGTCACCAGCATGGACGCTTCCCGGACGCGAAAGGGATGTTCGCCTCGTTCCCGAACGTCGATATGACGAAAGGGACGATTAACGGAAAGCCGGTCGTCATGGCGAACAACCAAGGGAAGGACTTAGGCGTCATCGACTTCGAGCTCGAGCAAGTTGACGGAGCATGGCGTGTCCTCGATGCGACGGCCAAACTCGACACGATCACGGCGAACACGCCGGTCGATGTCGAGATTCAAGCGATTATCGAAGACGACCACCTGGCCACGATCGATTACATCAACCGTCCGGTCGGCGAAATTCAAGATGACATCCAAAGCTATTTCGCGCTCGTCCGTGACGATTCGTCTGTGCAGTTCGTGACGAACGCGCAGAAGTGGTTCGTCGAGAAAGAGCTCGAGACGAACCCGGACCTCGCCCCATATAAAGGGTTGCCGCTCCTCTCGGCCGGTGCCCCGTTCAAGGCAGGCGGTCGCGAGTTGACGGATGCGGGTTACTATACGAACATTCCGAAAGGTCAAATCGCGCTCAAGAACGTGGCGGACTTGTACGTCTATCCGAACACGCTCGAAGTTGTTAAAGTGACCGGGCAAGACGTCATGGACTGGCTCGAGATGTCGGCTGGGGCGTACAAGCAAGTGAAAACGGACGGGGAACCGCTCTTGAACCTTGCATTCCGTAGCTACAACTTCGACATCTTGGACGGGTTGACGTATGAGATCGACGTGACGGGACCTGCGAAGTTTGATGTCGGTGGGAAGCTCGTCAACGCTTCAGCGAACCGTGTGAAGAACGTCGAATATAACGGTGAGCCAATCACGTTGGACCAAGAGTTCTTGGTCGCGACGAACAACTACCGTGCCGGTTCGAGTTCATTCCCAGGTCTTGGGGGCGGCAACAGCATCGTCTACCGTTCAGCGTACGAGACGCGTAACGTCATCTCGGACTATATTATCGCGAGCCGTGGCGCTGTCGATTATAAAGTCGATGATAACTGGAAAGTTGTCGCCGATGCGAAACGTCTCGCCACATTCGAGACGGCAGATGCCGGGAAACAGTATGTCGACTTATACGAAGGGATCGAAGCGACGGACGCGACACGCGTTGACGCGGCCGGACGTCTCTTCCGGTCATACACGATTGATCTCGATCCCGTGACAGAAGTCGAACAAGTCGAGCACGTTCTCTCGGTCGACACGATCAAGCCGGGTGCGAAAGTGGTGACGGGTGTCACGACGGCGAATGCGAACGTCACGTTGAAAGACGGACAGCGCGTGCTTGCTACTACGAAAGCGAAAGCGGACGGCACGTATACGTTATCTGTGAAACCGCTCAAACTTCGTCAAACCATGACGGTCGTCAGTGAACTCGATGGTCAAACGAAAGAAGAAACGAAAGTCGTCGGAGCCGGCCATGTCGGTGCCCCGGCTCTTCGATAA
- a CDS encoding ABC transporter permease: MKQLIQRELTNIWTVRSMLVYATIIFIVPLVQFMTIRERYQFFEPIEVFEESVSTIPSMLFPVLAILIFLPNILAEHRHHFVTYTRTRVDLSKYLFVKGLVNAVLSGVVLFLMIFVTFLFVLYIEPMLHLVTYTDVTAGAIVPQTTLSFLADIHPLLYGFSYAVWIGLNGALYATMAYLFMLTLENVFVAISLPFLAYHILNFVTGMVQLPQFSPLSTLFPFNISAQPVWTIFVPFLIFVSLVVGIYVFRLRPRREWSF, from the coding sequence ATGAAGCAACTCATTCAACGAGAACTCACTAACATCTGGACCGTCCGTTCCATGCTTGTCTATGCGACCATCATCTTCATCGTGCCGCTCGTCCAGTTCATGACGATTCGGGAGCGGTATCAGTTTTTCGAGCCAATCGAAGTGTTTGAGGAGAGCGTCTCGACGATTCCGAGTATGTTGTTCCCCGTGCTCGCCATCTTGATTTTTTTACCGAACATCCTTGCCGAACACCGTCATCATTTCGTGACGTATACACGGACGCGCGTTGACCTATCGAAATATCTGTTCGTGAAGGGGCTCGTCAATGCGGTATTGAGCGGTGTCGTGCTCTTCCTCATGATTTTCGTGACCTTTTTGTTCGTCCTGTACATCGAGCCGATGCTTCATCTGGTCACGTATACCGACGTGACGGCAGGGGCGATTGTACCGCAGACGACGTTATCGTTTTTGGCGGACATCCATCCGTTGCTGTATGGATTCTCCTATGCCGTTTGGATTGGGTTGAATGGGGCGTTATACGCGACGATGGCCTATCTGTTCATGTTGACGCTTGAGAATGTGTTCGTCGCCATCTCACTCCCATTTTTGGCGTATCACATCTTGAATTTTGTCACGGGCATGGTTCAGTTGCCCCAGTTTTCACCGCTCAGCACGTTGTTCCCGTTCAACATCTCGGCGCAGCCGGTATGGACGATTTTTGTTCCGTTTCTAATTTTCGTGTCGCTTGTGGTTGGGATTTATGTCTTCCGGCTCCGTCCACGTCGCGAGTGGAGTTTTTAA
- a CDS encoding YcxB family protein, whose product MNIKYQLTFEDFMALQKDSLKRSEHHQARYNITTIALAMMVFLFGFIVLHIILPMSLYFYNLYLNSENTFKLIVVCLAIIPVILMRPLIGKYYDFVTLRKLKSAHKNDKRWPRDVTLHLHETGIHVTSSYVSGIKKTDVAWESIKVVGEDDHHLFLYYEMNEAIIIPQMMTELNKSENRAFHDLIMQHLNRYKENEKI is encoded by the coding sequence ATGAATATAAAGTATCAACTGACTTTCGAAGATTTTATGGCTCTACAGAAAGACTCATTAAAGAGAAGCGAGCATCACCAAGCTAGATACAATATCACAACCATCGCACTCGCCATGATGGTCTTCCTGTTCGGCTTTATCGTTCTTCATATCATATTGCCGATGTCTCTCTATTTTTATAATCTTTATCTGAATTCAGAGAACACATTTAAGCTTATTGTAGTGTGTTTAGCCATCATCCCCGTCATTTTAATGAGACCACTTATAGGAAAGTATTACGATTTCGTCACGCTTCGCAAACTTAAATCTGCTCATAAAAATGATAAGCGATGGCCGCGCGACGTGACGTTGCACCTTCATGAAACCGGGATTCACGTAACTTCGTCTTATGTCAGTGGGATTAAAAAAACCGATGTGGCATGGGAGTCCATTAAAGTTGTTGGCGAAGACGACCATCACCTCTTTTTATACTATGAAATGAACGAAGCCATCATTATCCCTCAAATGATGACTGAACTGAATAAGTCAGAAAATAGGGCGTTTCATGATTTAATAATGCAACACTTGAATCGTTACAAAGAAAACGAAAAAATTTGA
- a CDS encoding ABC transporter ATP-binding protein: MSAVIELKNVTKSYKGNVLFDAVDLSIQPGRIVGIVGPNGSGKSVLFKMMCGFVFPDVGEVYVREKQMGKDHRFPEDIGIIIDRPGYIANKTGFENLNELAQIKNKISEETIRKTMLVLGLNPDNQQKVKNYSLGMKQKLAIAQAIMENQQILILDEAFNALDHDSVQSLRELLLAFRDDGKTILMTSHNQEDIDYLCEDVYRINRSKLEKIV, encoded by the coding sequence ATGTCTGCAGTGATTGAATTAAAAAATGTGACAAAGTCATATAAAGGAAATGTGTTGTTTGACGCAGTCGACTTATCGATTCAACCAGGACGGATCGTTGGAATCGTCGGACCAAACGGATCGGGAAAATCGGTACTTTTTAAAATGATGTGCGGGTTCGTCTTCCCGGATGTAGGTGAGGTGTACGTCCGAGAGAAACAGATGGGGAAGGACCATCGTTTTCCAGAGGACATCGGTATCATCATCGATCGTCCAGGCTATATTGCCAATAAGACCGGGTTTGAGAACTTGAATGAGTTAGCGCAAATCAAAAACAAGATTAGCGAAGAGACGATTCGGAAAACGATGTTGGTGTTGGGACTGAATCCGGATAATCAACAGAAAGTAAAAAACTATTCGCTTGGGATGAAACAGAAGCTTGCCATCGCGCAAGCCATTATGGAGAACCAACAGATTTTGATTTTGGACGAAGCGTTCAACGCGTTAGATCATGATAGCGTCCAATCGCTACGGGAGTTGTTACTCGCGTTTCGGGATGATGGAAAAACAATTTTGATGACGAGTCATAATCAAGAAGACATCGACTATCTGTGTGAGGATGTATATCGCATCAATCGAAGTAAGTTGGAGAAGATTGTATGA
- a CDS encoding NAD-dependent epimerase/dehydratase family protein, with product MRKTIVIAGASGYIGSNVMDHLKEEYDIIALSRSTKNKEDEDHITWRSCDLFSYEQTREACEGADYAMFLVHSMIPDGGLTQATFEDMDALIADNFARATKANDIEQIVYLSGIIPKESKTLSRHLKSRLEVERILGGQGVPVTTIRAGLIIGPEGSSFPILAKLVKRLPIMILPNWTKTETHPIDLREAVQALISVVGAEALYDHHIDIGGPEVMTYRKMIEDTADVMGKRRVMIDFPFPTIKLSRLWVMAVTGEPKDTVYPLVESMGHAMVAKDTTGVKQGEIPFKEAVEHALEEEEKQKSGGGKKKKAPQQYTVRSIQRFGLPENKSALWMADTYFEWLGRLAYPLIQTTKEDDDWEIALLRPSLVALHLSLEDEATDDMASYEIDGGLFAKLTEDDKTGRLEFRRLPESDEGLVAIHEFVPALPWWFYTKTQAKAHLVVMWLFGRHVRLLGEDADEGDQVVEAPTN from the coding sequence ATGCGGAAAACCATCGTCATCGCGGGGGCGAGCGGCTATATCGGCTCGAACGTGATGGACCATTTAAAAGAAGAATATGACATCATCGCCTTGTCCCGCTCGACGAAGAATAAAGAAGATGAGGACCACATCACGTGGCGGTCGTGCGATTTGTTCTCGTATGAACAGACGCGTGAGGCGTGCGAGGGGGCGGACTATGCCATGTTCCTCGTCCACTCGATGATTCCGGACGGCGGATTGACGCAGGCAACGTTCGAAGACATGGACGCGCTCATCGCCGATAACTTCGCCAGGGCGACAAAAGCGAACGACATCGAACAAATCGTCTACTTGAGCGGCATCATTCCGAAAGAGTCGAAGACGTTGTCTCGTCACTTGAAGAGCCGGCTCGAGGTCGAACGGATTCTCGGCGGCCAAGGGGTGCCGGTGACGACGATTCGGGCCGGGCTCATCATCGGTCCAGAAGGCTCATCGTTCCCGATTCTCGCGAAACTCGTCAAACGGTTGCCGATCATGATCCTCCCGAACTGGACGAAGACGGAGACGCATCCGATCGATTTGCGTGAAGCCGTCCAAGCGCTCATCTCGGTCGTCGGGGCCGAGGCGCTGTACGACCATCATATCGATATCGGTGGACCGGAAGTGATGACGTATCGGAAGATGATTGAAGATACGGCTGACGTCATGGGCAAACGTCGCGTCATGATCGACTTCCCATTCCCGACCATCAAGTTGTCCCGCCTGTGGGTTATGGCCGTGACGGGTGAACCGAAAGACACCGTCTATCCGCTCGTCGAGAGCATGGGCCACGCCATGGTCGCGAAAGACACGACCGGCGTCAAACAAGGGGAGATTCCGTTCAAGGAAGCGGTTGAGCATGCGCTCGAAGAAGAAGAGAAACAGAAGTCAGGTGGCGGTAAGAAGAAAAAAGCACCGCAGCAATATACCGTCCGCTCGATTCAACGGTTCGGTCTGCCCGAGAACAAGTCAGCGCTTTGGATGGCCGACACGTATTTCGAGTGGCTCGGCCGGCTCGCGTATCCGCTCATCCAGACGACGAAAGAAGACGATGATTGGGAGATTGCGCTCCTCCGACCATCACTCGTCGCACTTCACCTGTCGCTCGAAGACGAGGCGACGGACGATATGGCCTCTTATGAAATCGATGGCGGCTTGTTCGCGAAGTTGACCGAGGACGACAAGACGGGCCGACTCGAGTTCAGACGGCTCCCGGAGTCGGACGAAGGGCTCGTCGCCATCCACGAGTTCGTGCCGGCGCTGCCATGGTGGTTCTATACGAAGACGCAGGCGAAAGCTCACCTCGTCGTCATGTGGCTGTTCGGCCGTCACGTCCGTCTGCTTGGGGAAGATGCGGATGAGGGCGATCAAGTCGTCGAGGCACCGACGAATTAA
- a CDS encoding PadR family transcriptional regulator, translated as MEIDKELLKGHIDTIILSLLEDRDMYGYEIAKVVHARTDEAFELKEGTLYLSLKRLEKKGSVESYWGDEQGAGGRRKYYRVTAEGLAALERKKMEWRVVKQLMDLFLHEEGDSFETLG; from the coding sequence ATGGAAATCGATAAAGAATTATTGAAAGGGCATATTGATACGATCATCTTGTCGTTGCTCGAAGATCGCGATATGTATGGCTATGAGATTGCGAAAGTCGTCCACGCTCGGACGGACGAAGCGTTCGAATTGAAAGAAGGGACGCTTTACTTGTCGCTGAAACGACTCGAGAAGAAAGGAAGCGTCGAATCGTATTGGGGCGACGAGCAAGGTGCCGGCGGGCGCCGGAAATATTACCGTGTGACGGCAGAAGGGCTGGCTGCGCTCGAACGGAAAAAGATGGAGTGGCGGGTAGTGAAGCAATTGATGGATTTATTTTTACACGAAGAAGGTGACTCGTTTGAAACACTTGGATGA
- a CDS encoding YcxB family protein, translating to MRDNTMNTKYQLTFEDFMALQKDSFKRIRLHQIGYTVILTLLISMVFMSAFAIMILILPKSIYLFSETLYFILAACLSILPVIFMRPLFKKFYDTIMIFLYRLLFKKENRWPRNITLHIHQSGIHLNSSNHQINKNMDVTWASIKDVGEDDNYLFLYYEDIEAIILPKNNPSLTETENKTLYKLVNQYLNRHVVNE from the coding sequence ATGAGGGATAACACGATGAATACAAAGTATCAACTGACTTTCGAAGATTTTATGGCGTTACAGAAAGACTCGTTTAAAAGAATCAGGTTACATCAAATCGGATATACCGTCATATTGACACTCTTAATATCAATGGTCTTCATGTCAGCATTTGCTATCATGATTCTCATATTGCCTAAAAGTATTTATTTGTTTTCTGAAACGTTATATTTCATTCTTGCAGCATGCTTAAGTATTTTACCTGTCATTTTTATGAGGCCACTTTTTAAAAAGTTTTATGACACGATCATGATATTTCTATATAGATTGCTTTTTAAAAAAGAAAATCGATGGCCACGAAATATTACATTACATATCCATCAAAGTGGGATACACCTGAATTCCTCTAATCATCAAATAAACAAAAACATGGATGTGACCTGGGCATCGATTAAAGATGTGGGTGAAGACGACAACTATCTTTTTTTATACTACGAAGACATTGAGGCGATTATTCTTCCGAAAAATAACCCTTCTTTGACTGAAACTGAGAACAAAACACTTTATAAGTTAGTAAATCAATACTTGAACCGTCACGTAGTAAATGAATAG
- a CDS encoding YolD-like family protein, whose translation MSQTRYKDRGELKWIPFLMPEHVALLKKYYAHVQKIELPDLDEQLLYLWQTELERAIREGDAVELTLFDNGMTHTVRGYVHAIYYAEREVELFDTDVRRIPFGQILSVR comes from the coding sequence ATGAGCCAGACCCGCTACAAAGACCGCGGTGAATTGAAATGGATCCCGTTCCTCATGCCCGAGCACGTGGCGCTCCTGAAGAAATATTACGCCCACGTCCAAAAGATCGAGCTGCCTGACTTGGATGAGCAGTTGCTCTACTTGTGGCAGACAGAGCTCGAGCGCGCCATCCGTGAAGGCGATGCCGTCGAGCTGACGCTGTTCGACAACGGCATGACCCATACCGTGCGCGGTTACGTCCACGCCATCTATTACGCCGAGCGTGAAGTCGAGCTGTTCGACACGGACGTGCGCCGTATTCCGTTCGGTCAGATTCTGTCCGTCCGTTAA